A genome region from Stenotrophomonas maltophilia includes the following:
- the fliG gene encoding flagellar motor switch protein FliG, translating into MTGVQRAAVLLLSLGELDAAEVLRHMEPKEVQKIGIAMATMTDITREQVERVMDQFGQELGSKTSLGVGSDDYIRNMLVQALGSEKAGNLIDRILLGRNTTGLDALKWMDPRAVADLVRNEHPQIIAIVMAHLETDQAADALKLLPDRTRVDVLLRIATLDGIPPNALNELNEIMERQFAGNQNLKSSNIGGVQCAANILNFMDSGQDQAILGEIARIDAPLSNRIQDLMFVFDDLVDLDDREMQLVLREVSGERLGLALRGADIKVRDKITRNMSQRAAEILLEDMEARGPVRLSDVEGAQREILAIVKRMADEGTVTIGGSAEAML; encoded by the coding sequence TTGACCGGCGTGCAGCGCGCGGCCGTGCTGCTGCTTTCGCTGGGTGAGCTGGACGCGGCCGAGGTGCTGCGCCACATGGAACCCAAGGAAGTGCAGAAGATCGGCATCGCCATGGCCACCATGACCGACATCACCCGCGAGCAGGTGGAACGGGTGATGGACCAGTTCGGCCAGGAGCTGGGCTCGAAGACCTCACTGGGCGTGGGTTCGGATGACTACATCCGCAACATGCTGGTGCAGGCGCTGGGCAGCGAGAAGGCCGGCAACCTGATCGACCGCATCCTGCTCGGCCGCAACACCACCGGCCTGGACGCGCTGAAGTGGATGGACCCGCGCGCGGTGGCCGACCTGGTGCGCAACGAGCACCCGCAGATCATCGCCATCGTGATGGCGCACCTGGAAACAGACCAGGCCGCCGACGCACTGAAGCTGCTGCCCGACCGTACCCGCGTCGACGTACTGCTGCGCATCGCCACCCTCGACGGCATTCCGCCGAACGCGCTCAATGAACTCAACGAGATCATGGAGCGCCAGTTCGCCGGCAACCAGAACCTGAAGTCGTCCAACATCGGCGGCGTGCAGTGCGCGGCCAACATCCTGAACTTCATGGACAGCGGCCAGGACCAAGCGATCCTGGGCGAAATCGCACGCATCGATGCGCCACTGAGCAACCGCATCCAGGACCTGATGTTCGTGTTCGACGATCTGGTCGATCTGGACGATCGCGAAATGCAGCTGGTCCTGCGCGAAGTGAGCGGCGAGCGCCTGGGCTTGGCCCTGCGCGGTGCCGACATCAAGGTGCGCGACAAGATCACCCGCAACATGTCGCAGCGCGCGGCCGAAATCCTGCTGGAGGACATGGAAGCCCGTGGCCCGGTGCGCCTGTCCGACGTGGAAGGCGCGCAGCGCGAGATCCTGGCCATCGTCAAGCGCATGGCCGATGAAGGCACCGTCACCATCGGTGGCAGCGCGGAGGCCATGCTGTGA
- a CDS encoding FliH/SctL family protein: MSNVVRWLAPDLLAQPEPALAQEDVFELTEPDPEHEPEPPLQLPTLEEIQAIQDSAEKEGFQHGHADGYSQGQAEVRRLAAQIEGILDNFSRPLVRLENEVVGALGELAVRIAGALVGRAYEADPALLAQLVGEAIDAVGGSTREVEVRLHPDDIAALAPLLNLSPQQRLVPDTSLSRGDLRVHAEAVRIDGTLEARLRGALDAVIRQTGAGA; this comes from the coding sequence GTGAGCAACGTCGTGCGCTGGCTTGCCCCGGACCTGCTGGCCCAGCCCGAACCGGCGCTGGCGCAGGAAGATGTGTTCGAACTCACCGAGCCGGACCCGGAACACGAACCCGAGCCACCGCTGCAGCTGCCGACCCTGGAGGAGATCCAGGCGATCCAGGACAGCGCCGAGAAGGAAGGCTTCCAGCACGGCCATGCCGACGGCTACAGCCAGGGCCAGGCCGAGGTGCGGCGCCTCGCCGCGCAGATCGAAGGCATCCTGGACAACTTCAGCCGGCCGCTGGTGCGGCTGGAGAATGAAGTGGTCGGTGCGCTCGGCGAGCTGGCCGTGCGCATCGCCGGTGCCCTGGTCGGGCGTGCCTACGAGGCCGACCCTGCGCTGTTGGCGCAGCTGGTCGGCGAGGCCATCGACGCGGTCGGAGGCAGCACCCGCGAAGTCGAGGTGCGCCTGCACCCCGACGACATCGCCGCCCTCGCCCCCCTGCTGAACCTGTCGCCGCAGCAGCGCCTGGTGCCCGATACCAGCCTGAGCCGCGGCGACCTGCGCGTGCATGCTGAAGCGGTGCGCATCGACGGCACCCTGGAAGCCCGCCTGCGTGGCGCGCTGGATGCGGTGATCCGCCAGACCGGAGCAGGCGCATGA